One segment of Triticum aestivum cultivar Chinese Spring chromosome 2A, IWGSC CS RefSeq v2.1, whole genome shotgun sequence DNA contains the following:
- the LOC123189319 gene encoding PHD finger protein ALFIN-LIKE 4, translated as MADGILSPAVHPNGHSPEFVFGHYRGRRAGIVKALTEDVEEFYQQCDPDEKALCLVGLPDGTWEVSQLPEEVPVQLPEPVCGINFARDVTPKKVWLSMIAIHSDAWLMSIAFYHAGRVSFDRAGREQLFRLINRLPTVYEAVTGSYERQAQTPNGSRKNKSSSQPPNQFTSNCKPVTPALPMPKEDYYANFNSWKVMEDRPMLKEEDGGKEGGGGEDQAITKCAGCDEIYSANDGHLWIGCDHCQRWFHGKCVGVTTEMANGIEDYMCPGCSYKATTKASDSI; from the exons ATGGCCGACGGCATCCTCTCGCCTGCCGTCCACCCGAACGGGCACTCCCCGGAGTTCGTCTTCGGGCACTACCGCGGCCGCCGCGCCGGCATTGTGAAGGCCCTCACCGAAg ATGTGGAGGAGTTCTACCAGCAGTGCGACCCCG ACGAGAAGGCCTTGTGCCTCGTTGGACTGCCTGATGGGACCTGGGAAGTGAGTCAACTACCTGAGGAGGTTCCTGTTCAACTTCCTGAGCCAGTATGTGGGATAAACTTTGCTCGTGATGTTACACCCAAGAAAGTTTGGCTATCTATGATAGCTATTCATAGTGATGCATGGTTAATGTCCATAGCATTTTACCACGCGGGTCGTGTCTCATTTGACAGAGCTGGCAG GGAACAGCTCTTCAGGTTGATCAATCGTCTTCCCACTGTCTATGAAGCTGTGACAGGAAGCTATGAGAGGCAAGCACAGACCCCCAACGGCAGCAGGAAAAATAAGTCCAGCTCCCAG CCACCAAACCAATTCACTTCTAACTGCAAGCCGGTGACACCGGCCCTGCCGATGCCCAAGGAAGATTACTACGCCAATTTCAACAGCTGGAAGGTAATGGAGGACCGGCCAATGCTCAAGGAGGAGGATGGTGGCAAAGAGGGTGGGGGCGGCGAGGATCAAGCTATAACCAAGTGTGCCGGTTGCGACGAGATCTACAGCGCTAACGACGGGCACCTATGGATTGGCTGCGACCACTGTCAGAGGTGGTTCCACGGCAAGTGTGTTGGCGTGACTACTGAGATGGCGAACGGAATCGAGGACTACATGTGCCCTGGTTGCAGCTACAAAGCCACGACGAAAGCTTCTGACTCGATATAG
- the LOC123189318 gene encoding potassium channel KOR2-like has protein sequence MEREIGPEYELNEIDGGTLHGSVGSRLSLFAREFKWRSSSWHSSSALRLPNNCYGSSFVIDPNGRWYRMWSNMMFLWSIYSVFYTPFAFCFFRGIPEHLLDLECVQLIFLADVAVHFFLAYRDPHTHRVVYDQQRIALRYIKGSFALDMLGCFPWDAVYKFTGRMEVVRYLVWLRLYRARKIQGFFKKMEKDIRISYLFTRIAKLATVELYCTHTAACVFYYLATTLPPAREGGTWIGSLAMGDQSYINFRKVDLLTRYITSLYLAIVTMATVGYGDVHAVNPREMVFIVVYVSFSMLLGAYLIGNMTALIVKGSRTERFRDKMTELIRYMNRNRLCSDISSQVKAHLLLQYESSYKRDRIIDDIPAAVRSKTLYLETVSKVHLFRGCSEDFLSQIVVKIQEEFFLPGEVILEQGTVVDQIYIVAHGCLEEFAAAGEGGSEEIVSELLPYDIVGDVAVICNTRQPYTVRVSELCSLLRIDKQSLTSILQMYLKDSRQILSNLLKGKRTESKGKQLESDITYLIAKQEADMVLGVNNAAYHGDLFRLKGLIGAGADPSKPDYDGRTSLHVAASRGYEDIVRFLIQRGANVNSIDKSGKSPLLQAVKSGHERIISLLVAHGAALNLEDAGGYLCRVVAQGKIDLLRRLLRFGIDPNCRNYDRRTPLHVAASEGLHLVAGMLVEFGADLVAADRWGNTPLDEAQRCGCKPLVRILEQARAAAAADH, from the exons ATGGAGAGGGAGATTGGTCCAGAGTATGAGCTGAACGAGATAGATGGCGGCACGTTGCATGGCTCTGTGGGGAGCAGGCTCTCCCTGTTCGCCAGGGAGTTCAAGTGGAGAAGCAGCAGCTGGCATAGCAGCAGCGCCTTGAGGCTCCCCAACAATTGCTATGGCAGCAGCTTTGTCATCGACCCCAATGGAAG ATGGTACAGGATGTGGTCGAACATGATGTTCCTCTGGTCCATCTACTCCGTCTTCTACACCCCCTTCGCCTTCTGcttcttccggggcatccccgagcacCTGCTGGACCTCGAGTGCGTGCAGCTCATCTTCCTCGCCGACGTCGCCGTCCACTTCTTCCTCGCCTACCGTGACCCTCACACCCACCGGGTGGTCTACGACCAGCAGAGGATCGCGCTACG CTACATCAAGGGCAGCTTCGCTCTCGACATGCTCGGATGCTTCCCCTGGGACGCAGTCTACAAG TTTACGGGGAGGATGGAGGTGGTGAGGTACCTGGTGTGGCTGCGGCTGTACAGGGCGAGGAAGATCCAGGGCTtcttcaagaagatggagaaggacATCCGCATCAGCTACCTCTTCACGCGGATCGCGAAGCTGGCCACCGTGGAGCTCTACTGCACGCACACCGCCGCCTGCGTCTTCTACTACCTCGCCACCACGCTGCCCCCGGCGCGCGAGGGGGGCACCTGGATCGGGAGCCTCGCCATGGGCGACCAGAGCTACATCAACTTCAGGAAGGTCGACCTGCTCACCCGCTACATCACCTCCCTCTACCTCGCCATCGTCACCATGGCCACAGTCG GCTATGGTGATGTGCATGCGGTGAACCCGAGGGAGATGGTGTTCATCGTGGTGTACGTCTCCTTCAGCATGCTGCTCGGCGCCTACCTCATCGGGAACATGACGGCGCTCATCGTCAAGGGGTCCAGGACCGAGCGGTTCCGGGACAAGATGACGGAGCTCATCAGGTACATGAACAGAAACCGGCTGTGCAGCGACATCAGCTCCCAGGTGAAGGCGCACCTGCTGCTGCAGTACGAGAGCAGCTACAAGAGAGACAGGATCATCGACGACATACCCGCCGCGGTCCGATCCAAG ACACTGTACCTGGAAACGGTCTCAAAAGTGCACCTGTTCAGAGGATGCTCAGAAGACTTCCTGAGCCAGATT GTGGTTAAAATACAGGAAGAATTCTTCCTCCCCGGGGAAGTTATTTTGGAGCAAGGCACTGTAGTGGATCAGATATACATTGTGGCACATGGATGTCTG GAAGAGTTCGCCGCCGCCGGAGAAGGCGGATCAGAAGAGATCGTCTCAGAGCTGCTGCCCTACGACATAGTCGGCGACGTCGCCGTGATCTGCAACACTCGACAGCCATACACAGTTAGAGTCAGTGAACTCTGCAGCCTCTTGAGAATTGACAAGCAGTCCCTGACTAGCATCTTGCAAATGTACCTCAAGGATAGCCGTCAGATACTGAGCAACCTACTCAAG GGGAAACGAACAGAGTCAAAGGGGAAGCAACTAGAATCAGATATCACATACCTTATAGCAAAGCAAGAAGCTGACATGGTCCTTGGAGTCAACAATGCTGCCTACCATGGAGATTTGTTTCGGTTGAAAGGCTTGATCGGTGCAGGAGCAGATCCGAGTAAACCGGATTACGACGGGAGGACCTCCTTG CATGTGGCTGCATCAAGAGGATACGAAGATATCGTCAGGTTCCTTATCCAGCGAGGAGCAAACGTCAACAGCATAG ATAAGTCTGGGAAGTCGCCGCTGCTGCAAGCGGTGAAATCAGGGCACGAGAGGATCATCTCGCTGCTGGTGGCGCACGGCGCGGCGCTGAACCTGGAGGACGCAGGAGGCTACCTGTGCAGGGTGGTCGCCCAGGGCAAGATCGACCTGCTGAGGAGGCTGCTCAGGTTCGGCATCGACCCCAACTGCAGGAACTACGACCGGAGGACGCCGCTCCACGTAGCCGCCAGCGAGGGCCTGCACCTCGTCGCTGGGATGCTGGTGGAGTTTGGTGCTGACCTTGTGGCCGCAGACAGGTGGGGCAACACCCCGCTCGACGAAGCACAACGGTGCGGCTGCAAGCCGCTGGTGAGGATCCTGGAGCAGGCtagagctgctgctgctgccgatcATTAG